The following proteins are co-located in the Microplitis demolitor isolate Queensland-Clemson2020A chromosome 3, iyMicDemo2.1a, whole genome shotgun sequence genome:
- the LOC103568892 gene encoding ras-like protein rasG: protein MNICGDLNKLNYNDDNKKNESTSNNQQQQNGGGDDKRQDLPLSLDVIQFNTRCVQPRIYKIVVLGDGGVGKSAVTLQFVTHSFLDYHDPTIEDSYRQQAVIDGEAALLDILDTAGQIEFTAMRDQYMRCGEGFMICYSVTDRHSFQEVPEYRKLISRVRVNEEYIPLVLVGNKFDLQSQRKVTTEEGKVLAHQLGCPFFETSAALRQFIDDAFYSLVRQIRLKERNQGNDDTTRAHKKHSSHSRWRRLRSIFAFIFRRKNRNIQKP from the exons ATGAACATATGTGgagatttgaataaattaaactacaatgacgacaataaaaaaaatgaatcaacaAGTAATAATCAGCAGCAGCAGAATGGAGGAGGCGATGATAAAAGACAGGATTTACCACTTTCTCTGGATGTCATTCAGTTTAATACACGTTGTGTGCAAcctagaatttataaaattgttgtaCTTGGTGATGGAGGCGTTGGAAAGTCAG ctgTCACACTTCAATTTGTAACTCACAGCTTCCTAGACTACCATGACCCCACTATTG AGGACTCATATAGACAACAAGCAGTAATTGACGGCGAGGCAGCTCTTTTAGATATTTTAGACACTGCTGGTCAg ATTGAATTTACAGCGATGAGGGATCAATATATGCGATGTGGTGAAGGTTTTATGATATGCTATTCAGTAACAGATAGACATAGTTTCCAAGAAGTACCTGAATACCGTAAATTAATATCACGTGTTCGTGTTAATGAAGAATATATTCCTTTAGTATTGGTtggtaataaatttgatttgcAATCACAACGCAAG gTAACGACCGAAGAAGGTAAAGTACTAGCACATCAGTTAGGATGTCCGTTTTTCGAGACATCAGCAGCACTTCGACAATTTATTGATGATGCTTTTTATTCCCTTGTACGGCAAATACGTTTGAAAGAACGTAATCAAGGTAATGATGATACAACACGTGCACACAAAAAACATTCCTCGCACAGTCGATGGAGAAGACTGCGTTCTATTTTCGCTTTTATTTTCCgtagaaaaaatagaaatatacaGAAGCCATAg
- the LOC103568891 gene encoding BLOC-1-related complex subunit 6 isoform X1: MEAGPKTDEANAQLPKNQKSNSGVMTADYDHDRPQEMTASYSEISFDSQQSSPPVSELRSLVVGDDDDDDIDPDDIAALSDNFNDELKPDDCDSATPPAHDRPAKLKLKESTKPFTQADYRKAMGYLRLEAGTVMQDGDMVLFVAEDLENKIKLSSPITSTTSSKKNGELSFSGSSRSSTPCLYRQALNPQLPLPADHNVLNELEMEARKIATSVDSLTENLAAILHSASAVTVDCLETYRDAVCKTCDGVDHNIKSMYQLMAKSEELSKSMGSIYKLADQIKTIKRLLELFESAINF; encoded by the exons atggagGCGGGACCGAAAACTGATGAAGCAAATGCCCAATtaccaaaaaatcaaaaatcaaattctGGAGTGATGACAGCTGATTATGATCATGATCGA CCGCAAGAAATGACAGCGTCGTATTCGGAAATTTCATTTGATTCCCAACAATCATCTCCACCTGTTTCGGAGCTGCGATCGCTGGTTGtcggtgatgatgatgatgatgacattGACCCTGATGATATTGCCGCATTgtcagataattttaatgatgagCTAAAACCTGATGATTGTGATTCTGCTACACCTCCAGCGCATGATAGACcagctaaattaaaattaaaag aATCAACAAAACCATTTACTCAAGCGGATTATCGTAAAGCTATGGGTTATTTAAGACTCGAAGCTGGTACTGTGATGCAAGATGGTGACATGGTATTATTCGTTGCTGAAGATTtggaaaacaaaataaaattatctagtcCGATAACATCAACGAcgagcagtaaaaaaaatggagaGCTTTCATTTTCAGGTTCATCGCGTAGTTCTACGCCGTGTCTTTATAGGCAAGCATTAAATCCCCAATTGCCTCTACCAGCAGACCACAACGTCTTGAATGAATTAGAAATGGAAGCCAGAAAAATAGCTACTTCAGTTGATTCATTGACTGAAAATTTAGCTGCTATTTTACACAGc GCTTCTGCAGTTACTGTTGATTGTTTAGAAACATACAGAGATGCGGTTTGCAAAACTTGCGATGGCGTAGATCATAATATCAAGTCAATGTACCAGCTGATGGCCAAAAGTGAAGAATTATCAAAGTCAATGGGTTCTATTTACAAACTAGCTGATCAAAT aaaaacaataaaacgATTGTTGGAATTGTTTGAAAgcgctattaatttttaa
- the LOC103568891 gene encoding BLOC-1-related complex subunit 6 isoform X2: MTASYSEISFDSQQSSPPVSELRSLVVGDDDDDDIDPDDIAALSDNFNDELKPDDCDSATPPAHDRPAKLKLKESTKPFTQADYRKAMGYLRLEAGTVMQDGDMVLFVAEDLENKIKLSSPITSTTSSKKNGELSFSGSSRSSTPCLYRQALNPQLPLPADHNVLNELEMEARKIATSVDSLTENLAAILHSASAVTVDCLETYRDAVCKTCDGVDHNIKSMYQLMAKSEELSKSMGSIYKLADQIKTIKRLLELFESAINF, encoded by the exons ATGACAGCGTCGTATTCGGAAATTTCATTTGATTCCCAACAATCATCTCCACCTGTTTCGGAGCTGCGATCGCTGGTTGtcggtgatgatgatgatgatgacattGACCCTGATGATATTGCCGCATTgtcagataattttaatgatgagCTAAAACCTGATGATTGTGATTCTGCTACACCTCCAGCGCATGATAGACcagctaaattaaaattaaaag aATCAACAAAACCATTTACTCAAGCGGATTATCGTAAAGCTATGGGTTATTTAAGACTCGAAGCTGGTACTGTGATGCAAGATGGTGACATGGTATTATTCGTTGCTGAAGATTtggaaaacaaaataaaattatctagtcCGATAACATCAACGAcgagcagtaaaaaaaatggagaGCTTTCATTTTCAGGTTCATCGCGTAGTTCTACGCCGTGTCTTTATAGGCAAGCATTAAATCCCCAATTGCCTCTACCAGCAGACCACAACGTCTTGAATGAATTAGAAATGGAAGCCAGAAAAATAGCTACTTCAGTTGATTCATTGACTGAAAATTTAGCTGCTATTTTACACAGc GCTTCTGCAGTTACTGTTGATTGTTTAGAAACATACAGAGATGCGGTTTGCAAAACTTGCGATGGCGTAGATCATAATATCAAGTCAATGTACCAGCTGATGGCCAAAAGTGAAGAATTATCAAAGTCAATGGGTTCTATTTACAAACTAGCTGATCAAAT aaaaacaataaaacgATTGTTGGAATTGTTTGAAAgcgctattaatttttaa